The Gemmatimonadaceae bacterium genome includes the window CGCCGCTTCGCATCGGCGACCGACGGCTGCAGTTCGGGATCGGCGTTCTTCCACAACTCGACGAACTTGGAAAGATGCGAGATCGCTTTCTCGCGGTCGCCTTTCGCGTCGTACAACTCGCCGAGTCGCTTGTGCGCGCCGGCAAGGCCGACCCAGTCGTCGTCGTAACGGCCGTCGTACGGAACGCGCAGGAAAGTCTCCAGCTCGGCGATCGCCGAATCGGGCTTGTTCGCCAGGTCGTACGCGCGGCCGAGGTTGAAATGAACGGTCACCGGGTTTTCGGTCGCGGGATGACCGTCCGAGGCCGTGTCGGCCCGCTGAAACTCGCGAATCGCGTCGGCGTAGCGCTTTTCTGCCAGCGCGATCTCGCCTAACGCGGCGTGAATGGCGGGCTGCGTGCTTCGGAGAAGCGCCGTGTCCTTGATCTGTGCGAGCTGGGCGAGAATGGCCCGCGCGCGATCGGGCCTGCCCGCAACGGCGTAGTTGATGGCAAGCGACGTGTACGGGCGATCGCTCTCGGCGTAACTGGCGAGCGGACGCGCGGCGAGGGCCGCGTCGAGGCGCGCCGCGGCCCGCTGCGGCTGATTCCTGAGCCAGGAGTCGTACGCCGCCATGGTGATCGAGTCGGAGATCGGCATGGTAGCGCTTCCCGATTGCGCGGAGAGAGCCGCGGATTCGTGATAGCGTCGTTCGGCCTCACTCAGTCGGCCGTTCACCGCCAGCAGCTCTGAGGAGAGGTAGGTCGCGCTGGCCCGCACGTCAACGGAGCGCGACGCGGCGTTGACGCTGTCCAGAATGTGGCCCGCGCGCTCGTATTGACCAGCACTGTAGGCCACGAGGTACAGGCCGTACGCGTACGCCCCGCTGTTCGAAATCCGTTTCGCTTCCTGTGCGACCAAGGAATCCAGCAGTGCGGCTTTGCCTTGGTCAATCGCCATGTTGACCAGGTTCGGCAGCGGAATCGAGTTGTCCGGGCTGATGCGTGTCGACAGCCGGAAGAGGGATTCCGCCTTCGCGAATTCGCGCATCGATACGAGCGCCACGCCGAGATTGTTCGCCGCGTAGGCGGTGTCGCCCCGATCGATCAGCGCCTGGTACGCGGCGATGGCTCGTTGTCGATCGTGGCCGGGACCGCGTTGGAAGTAGTATGCCTCGGTCAGATATCGTTCGTTGTCCGACAACCGCGCGCGCAGCTGGTACGCCTTGGTGATGGCGGAGTCCACAGCCGACGCCGGATAGAAGTTGTTGGACATCGCCGTACCGAGCTTGCGCCACGCGGTTGCAAACCCGGTATCAATCGTGACGGCGCGGCGAAGCAGCGGAATCGCCTTGGTGAAATCGTGCTCGATGTCGAACGCCCGATTGCCCTCGGTATACGCTTTGAGCGCGTCGAACGACGACGTCGTCACTTGCTCCAGAGACGGACTCGCTTGCACGCTCTTGAGCGACTCGCCGATCTTGCCGCGCAGCCTGCGCGTAACGTCGTCGACACCGTTCACCAGCTTGCTCGGGCCGTCGACCGTCGTCTGAAACGAGGCGAGCACGGTGCCGGAATCGGACGCGACGAGCCGCAGCGCAATGACGAATCCGCCGCCCAGACCGGTGACGTCGCCGGTCACGATCGCCTTGACCCCCTCGCGCTGCGCCAGCTGTCGCGCGAGCGCGACGTCGAGCTTCGACGTCGGCGGCAACTGCATCCGCTTCAGCGCGGCGGCGACGTTGGCCGGATTGAACAGCTTGATCGATGGCGATTCGGCCAGATTCGCGCGCACTCCTTCGGCGACGACGCTCCCGACGCTCGAGTCGGCGCGGCTCACGCCGAAATCGGAAACGAGCACCACGTCGCGCTGGTTGAGCTTTCCGGCGGCGAACAGGGAACCGACCGGACCGACGCCGAATGCGCGCATCACCATGAACGCGATAATGAGCGCGACGAATGCGACGACGGCGTAGATGCCTCCTCGCGTCGTGCGCTTCCACGACACGTGCGGGCTCGCCTTGAGCGCGATCGTGGCCATCGTACCGTGCGGCACTGGTCCGCCGCCCGGCGTGAGTGACGGAGTCGCGGTGATGGCGCGCCGTGCCACCGATTGTACGTAGCCCGTGAACAGGATCACCGGCAGGCCGAGCGCCATGATGACCAGCGCGCCGGGGAGCACCCACGTCGGCAGTCCGATCGTGACCGTCGCCGCTTTCGCGATCGCCGCCACCGCGACCACCGCCACCACATACATGAGCAGCGCGCGTCGAAAGGCGGCCGGACCGTTCATGAGCACCGACGGCATCGCCTGCATCCCGCTGCCGCTCGTCACGCCATTGAGCGTGGCGATGATGTCGGAGGCGCTCTGCGGGCGGTCCTTGGCGTCCTTCGCCAGGCACCGCATCACCAGGTCGCTGAGCGCCGCCGGAGCCTCGGGTCGCAATTCGGCGACCGGTCGCGGAGGCTCGCCCATGTGGGCCGCGAGGACTCGGGCAGGTGTGCGGCCGTGAAACGGCGGCTCGCCGGCGAGCAACTCGAACGCCATGCAACCGAACGCGTAAATGTCGGCGCGATGGTCGACGTCCGGATCGCCGGCGGCCTGCTCCGGCGCCATATAGGCGGGCGTTCCGATCGAGGTGCCGAGCTGCGTGAGCGTCGCTTGGCTTTCGCGGCTGCCGGTGCGCGAGTCGCTCAACGCCTTGGCGATGCCGAAATCGGTGACGACCGCCGTGCCGCCCGACAGGAGAACGTTGTCCGGCTTGATGTCGCGGTGGACGATCCCGCGTTCGTGCGCGTACTGGAGCGCGCGGGCAACGTCGCCGAGGATGCGCAGAGTGTCCGTCATCGACAGCGGCGGCTGCTTCGTCATCCGCCGCCGCAGCGATTCGCCTTCGACGAACGGCATCGTGTAATACGGCAGGCCGTTCGTGTCGCCCGTCGCCAGCACCGGAACGATGTTCGCCTGCTGGAGCGACGCCGCCATCCGGATCTCGCGCTCGAATCGTTCGGCGCTGATGCCGGCGGCGAGCTCGGGCGACAGTACCTTGACCACGACCTTGCGTCCGAGCCGGATTTCGTCGGCTACGAAGACGCGTGACATCCCGCCGCCGCCGAGCTCTCGCTCGAGCGTGTAGGCTCCACTCAACGTCGACTGGAGCTGGGACTGGAGGTCAGACACGGCGGAAATCTACGAGACGGGGAGGCCGGACGGCCAGAAGCAAAACGACTCGAGACGCCACGGCCGGCGAACGCCGCCAGCGCGGCGGGTGCGTTTACCGAAGAGTGCCCTTGACCTTCTCCACGTCCCGTTGGTCGTGCTGAATGATCACCGTCGCCCTCAGATTCGCCGCCAACTTCTTGAACCGATCGAGCGATGCGATCGTCTGCGCGCGGTCGGTGTTGAACGTCGGTACGCCGTTCCCCTCGTAATTCTCTCGGAAGTGCGCAAGGTCGCCGGTGATGAGGACGTTGCCGGTTTCCTTGAGTTTCACGAGCAGACTGTGATGCCCCGGCGTGTGGCCTGGCGTACTCAGCATGATTACGCTCCCGTCGCCGAAGACATCCCTGTCGCCAACCACCGGCTCGACTTTCCCACCGCCGGTGGTCCACGGGGCGAAGATCGCGGCGTCCATCGGCGTGGCGGGCTTGGGATCGGTGACGACGTCCCAGTCGCCTTT containing:
- a CDS encoding protein kinase; translated protein: MSDLQSQLQSTLSGAYTLERELGGGGMSRVFVADEIRLGRKVVVKVLSPELAAGISAERFEREIRMAASLQQANIVPVLATGDTNGLPYYTMPFVEGESLRRRMTKQPPLSMTDTLRILGDVARALQYAHERGIVHRDIKPDNVLLSGGTAVVTDFGIAKALSDSRTGSRESQATLTQLGTSIGTPAYMAPEQAAGDPDVDHRADIYAFGCMAFELLAGEPPFHGRTPARVLAAHMGEPPRPVAELRPEAPAALSDLVMRCLAKDAKDRPQSASDIIATLNGVTSGSGMQAMPSVLMNGPAAFRRALLMYVVAVVAVAAIAKAATVTIGLPTWVLPGALVIMALGLPVILFTGYVQSVARRAITATPSLTPGGGPVPHGTMATIALKASPHVSWKRTTRGGIYAVVAFVALIIAFMVMRAFGVGPVGSLFAAGKLNQRDVVLVSDFGVSRADSSVGSVVAEGVRANLAESPSIKLFNPANVAAALKRMQLPPTSKLDVALARQLAQREGVKAIVTGDVTGLGGGFVIALRLVASDSGTVLASFQTTVDGPSKLVNGVDDVTRRLRGKIGESLKSVQASPSLEQVTTSSFDALKAYTEGNRAFDIEHDFTKAIPLLRRAVTIDTGFATAWRKLGTAMSNNFYPASAVDSAITKAYQLRARLSDNERYLTEAYYFQRGPGHDRQRAIAAYQALIDRGDTAYAANNLGVALVSMREFAKAESLFRLSTRISPDNSIPLPNLVNMAIDQGKAALLDSLVAQEAKRISNSGAYAYGLYLVAYSAGQYERAGHILDSVNAASRSVDVRASATYLSSELLAVNGRLSEAERRYHESAALSAQSGSATMPISDSITMAAYDSWLRNQPQRAAARLDAALAARPLASYAESDRPYTSLAINYAVAGRPDRARAILAQLAQIKDTALLRSTQPAIHAALGEIALAEKRYADAIREFQRADTASDGHPATENPVTVHFNLGRAYDLANKPDSAIAELETFLRVPYDGRYDDDWVGLAGAHKRLGELYDAKGDREKAISHLSKFVELWKNADPELQPSVADAKRRLAKLQAGGKS
- a CDS encoding N-acyl homoserine lactonase family protein, which encodes MSRKTISFVACAAALASMTARAQTAPVTLTRLQCGTNAAPTDVGQRFSDTYAYNGLMVQLTFSCYLIGHGKDYLIWDTGNPVGTTATAPKTTLTDLLAQLEVTPAQVKYVAISHYHGDHTGQARQFPHATLLIGKGDWDVVTDPKPATPMDAAIFAPWTTGGGKVEPVVGDRDVFGDGSVIMLSTPGHTPGHHSLLVKLKETGNVLITGDLAHFRENYEGNGVPTFNTDRAQTIASLDRFKKLAANLRATVIIQHDQRDVEKVKGTLR